In one Brevibacillus composti genomic region, the following are encoded:
- a CDS encoding class I SAM-dependent methyltransferase: protein MNGKDEIKQKVQEQFGKHANAYVNSETHAKGEDLPLLIEWLQPRPDWVVLDIATGGGHVAKTLAPHCRQVVATDLTIPMLEAAREAHLAEGIHQIMYVAADAEKLPFLGGSFDAVCCRIAAHHFPDPAAFVQEVARVLRPGGLFLLIDNVVPDADANPQAEEIGQFLNRFEALRDPSHVRCLSPSAWKELLEAAALQVKQERLRKKRFAFSPWVKRMAESREQEEAVERMLLQAAEPIRAYMNVTTEDGRVVAHQIDEWMVVSQKQAIKDMEIG from the coding sequence ATGAATGGAAAGGACGAGATCAAACAGAAGGTGCAGGAGCAGTTTGGCAAGCACGCCAACGCGTATGTGAACAGCGAGACCCATGCCAAAGGAGAGGATCTGCCGCTCCTGATCGAGTGGCTGCAGCCCCGGCCGGATTGGGTGGTGCTGGATATTGCGACGGGCGGTGGCCATGTGGCCAAGACGCTGGCCCCGCACTGCCGGCAGGTAGTGGCGACCGATTTGACCATACCGATGCTGGAAGCGGCGAGGGAGGCGCATCTCGCGGAGGGCATCCACCAGATTATGTACGTCGCGGCCGACGCCGAGAAGCTGCCTTTCCTGGGTGGATCATTTGACGCCGTCTGTTGCCGGATCGCGGCCCATCATTTCCCGGATCCGGCGGCATTTGTCCAAGAGGTGGCGCGGGTGCTCCGTCCGGGGGGACTGTTTCTCCTCATCGATAATGTCGTGCCCGACGCCGATGCAAATCCACAGGCAGAGGAGATCGGCCAGTTTCTCAACCGTTTCGAGGCACTGCGCGACCCCAGCCATGTCCGCTGTCTTTCGCCGTCCGCGTGGAAGGAACTGCTGGAAGCGGCTGCTCTCCAGGTAAAACAGGAGAGGCTGCGAAAAAAGCGGTTCGCCTTTTCCCCGTGGGTGAAGCGAATGGCGGAGAGCCGGGAGCAGGAGGAGGCGGTGGAGCGCATGCTTCTGCAGGCTGCGGAGCCGATTCGCGCCTACATGAATGTGACCACGGAGGACGGACGAGTGGTGGCCCACCAGATCGATGAATGGATGGTTGTAAGCCAAAAGCAAGCCATAAAGGATATGGAGATAGGATGA
- a CDS encoding LysR family transcriptional regulator — protein MDLSSLEVFLAIAQHGSLNRAASALFLAQSTVTHRLKQLERQVGSPLFIRTSTGVSLTGEGRRLLPVAAAIVEQMRDFSSRRQERQALNIVAGKAFAAYELPRLLGEYRKEHPHFTCYVRSTLYEESISSVLTGAADLAFLGHEVYHPHIHQEFLPSDRVLLVTSPDHPWATNFPGFGQWGSEPVIAFGNHAAPFRQRVDRFLARQGVFPHVIMELDSFGAVIKMVQQRLGVTMLPERIIQGEVAAGRLAARDVADGQFTRPTLIAYLHGKKEDEAFMAFVQWIIKSY, from the coding sequence ATGGATCTAAGCAGTCTTGAAGTCTTCCTGGCAATCGCCCAGCATGGCTCGCTCAACCGGGCCGCGTCCGCACTCTTCCTGGCCCAGTCCACGGTTACGCACCGTCTCAAACAGTTGGAGAGACAGGTAGGCTCCCCCCTGTTCATCCGTACGAGTACGGGCGTCAGTCTGACCGGCGAAGGGAGAAGGCTATTGCCAGTTGCCGCTGCCATCGTCGAGCAGATGCGCGACTTTTCCTCTCGACGGCAGGAGCGGCAAGCACTCAATATTGTGGCAGGCAAAGCGTTTGCCGCCTATGAACTTCCCCGCTTGCTCGGCGAGTATCGAAAAGAACACCCGCATTTTACCTGCTATGTCCGTTCCACGCTGTACGAGGAATCGATCTCATCTGTCCTGACGGGTGCGGCCGATCTTGCTTTTCTCGGGCATGAGGTATACCATCCCCATATTCATCAAGAGTTTTTGCCCAGTGATCGGGTCCTTCTCGTCACCTCCCCCGACCACCCCTGGGCGACAAACTTTCCCGGCTTCGGGCAGTGGGGCAGCGAACCCGTCATCGCCTTTGGCAACCATGCCGCCCCCTTTCGCCAGCGCGTCGACCGTTTTCTCGCCAGACAGGGCGTATTCCCCCATGTGATTATGGAACTGGACAGCTTTGGCGCGGTAATCAAAATGGTTCAGCAGAGACTGGGGGTCACCATGCTTCCCGAGCGCATCATCCAGGGGGAAGTCGCCGCTGGCAGACTGGCTGCCCGGGACGTAGCGGACGGGCAGTTTACCCGCCCGACCCTAATCGCCTATTTGCACGGAAAAAAAGAGGACGAGGCTTTCATGGCCTTCGTCCAGTGGATTATCAAAAGTTATTAA
- a CDS encoding metallophosphoesterase has product MSWQTRLNSSRPAVSRRAFLRKGIRLLFGTLGLGALTAGYAYGLERHWLQVASRTVGIPGLPPEWQGVRIVHFSDLHLGHYFGINELEQVAHSIDQERPDLICFTGDLVDEGTSLLPEAVPVLRQMQAPLGKFAVLGNHDWRYGKDVIIRQAWLDAGFQVLMNENAAIAKQGSTLYIAGLDDVLYGVPDPAAALRGVPEEGKVILLVHEPDFADEAAKHPFVLQLSGHSHGGQVRLPVLGHLVVPPMGRKYVHGLHHVGDRGMPVYTSRGIGTTILPVRFFCRPEITVLTLEALTEH; this is encoded by the coding sequence ATGAGCTGGCAGACGCGGTTGAATAGCTCGCGGCCAGCGGTTTCACGCCGAGCGTTTCTCCGCAAAGGAATTCGCTTATTATTCGGCACGCTGGGTCTCGGAGCGCTGACGGCGGGGTATGCTTACGGCCTGGAGAGACATTGGCTTCAGGTCGCAAGCCGCACCGTTGGAATACCCGGGCTGCCCCCAGAGTGGCAGGGCGTGCGGATTGTTCATTTTAGCGATCTGCATCTGGGCCACTATTTCGGGATCAACGAATTGGAACAGGTCGCACACAGCATCGATCAGGAGCGTCCCGATCTGATCTGCTTTACCGGCGACCTGGTCGACGAAGGCACCTCCTTGCTGCCAGAGGCGGTTCCCGTGCTTCGGCAGATGCAGGCGCCGCTTGGCAAATTCGCTGTGCTGGGCAACCACGACTGGCGCTATGGCAAAGACGTGATCATTCGCCAGGCGTGGCTGGATGCCGGATTCCAGGTGCTGATGAATGAGAATGCCGCGATTGCGAAGCAGGGCAGCACGCTTTATATCGCGGGCCTGGATGATGTTTTGTACGGGGTGCCGGACCCGGCAGCTGCCCTCCGTGGCGTGCCGGAAGAGGGCAAGGTGATTTTGCTCGTGCATGAGCCGGACTTCGCGGACGAAGCGGCCAAGCATCCCTTTGTCCTGCAGCTCTCCGGCCACAGTCACGGCGGCCAGGTCCGGCTGCCGGTACTGGGTCATCTGGTTGTGCCGCCGATGGGACGAAAATACGTGCATGGCCTCCACCATGTCGGCGACCGCGGCATGCCCGTCTATACCAGTCGGGGAATTGGAACGACGATACTGCCGGTTCGATTCTTCTGCAGGCCGGAGATTACGGTGCTGACTCTCGAAGCGCTCACCGAACATTAA
- a CDS encoding beta-class carbonic anhydrase — translation MNIIDEILEHNRNFVANKEYEKFQTTKFPDKRLVVLSCMDTRLEELLPKSMNLRNGDFKHVKSAGAVVSHPFGSIMRSILVAIYELNAEEVVVVGHYDCGMSAINADSIMSKMKQKGIPEETFHIIKNSGIRLDSWLRGFDCVQDSVKASVEVIKNHPLLPAHVPVHGLLIDPVTGKLDRVVNGYELADAVE, via the coding sequence CTGAACATCATCGATGAAATTTTGGAGCATAATCGGAACTTTGTCGCCAATAAGGAATATGAAAAGTTTCAGACAACCAAATTCCCAGACAAGCGTTTGGTGGTGCTGTCCTGCATGGATACCCGTCTGGAAGAACTGCTGCCAAAATCAATGAACTTGCGCAACGGCGATTTCAAGCATGTCAAAAGTGCGGGGGCCGTCGTTTCTCACCCGTTCGGCAGTATCATGCGGAGTATTTTGGTGGCTATTTATGAGTTGAACGCAGAGGAAGTCGTCGTGGTGGGGCACTATGATTGCGGCATGAGTGCGATCAATGCGGATAGCATCATGTCCAAAATGAAGCAAAAAGGAATCCCCGAAGAGACCTTTCATATCATCAAAAATTCCGGGATTCGACTAGACTCCTGGCTCCGCGGCTTCGATTGCGTCCAGGACAGCGTGAAAGCCAGTGTGGAAGTGATTAAAAATCACCCGTTGCTGCCTGCTCATGTCCCTGTTCACGGCCTGTTGATTGATCCGGTTACAGGCAAGCTGGATCGCGTGGTAAACGGATATGAGCTGGCAGACGCGGTTGAATAG
- a CDS encoding DUF1796 family putative cysteine peptidase translates to MRMRLNELKRSYHTIISLGSNCLPAYHLRRCELRSFSGPLDWMISDSLDTVATLLENRFSGFMELENLRVEGIDADQKNFLVRDIRYNIVAAHHFPTQANQWHQLTTYPFFAEQLKRRIDRLYQIFAERIPYYLSGLTGRRQKQPGSQAFWSV, encoded by the coding sequence ATGCGAATGCGATTAAACGAGCTGAAAAGGAGTTACCATACGATCATTTCCTTGGGAAGTAACTGCTTGCCTGCCTATCATCTTAGGCGTTGCGAATTGAGATCCTTTTCCGGACCGCTCGATTGGATGATCTCGGATTCTCTCGATACGGTTGCGACCCTCCTGGAAAACCGATTCAGCGGATTTATGGAACTCGAGAACTTGCGCGTGGAAGGAATTGATGCGGACCAAAAGAATTTTCTCGTTCGGGACATCAGATACAATATTGTGGCTGCCCATCATTTCCCAACCCAAGCCAATCAATGGCATCAACTTACTACCTATCCGTTTTTCGCAGAACAGCTAAAACGCAGAATCGACCGTCTGTACCAGATATTTGCAGAGCGGATTCCGTATTATTTATCCGGGTTAACGGGTCGGCGGCAGAAGCAGCCAGGCTCTCAGGCGTTTTGGAGCGTATAG
- a CDS encoding DUF6270 domain-containing protein, protein MRVLLTTFWNFPHVGGVCQHIRTLKRELERVGHQVHIFARNEDESGYHLLPQGRIIHRGPIDRLAREKLTPLLRERMIGIDPYVMEQEVNRCAFELAALSIGVDHYDVIHAHDIISARAIERIKPPHIPLVVSVHGCIATEHLTLTGSTLAPGSDIWEYIQAREQIGVNAGDLTIVPSKWLRDLHLREYQVPSARLEVIPYGLDCSVFYRQMKNKAEVTREPGKHVLICPARLDVVKGHQDLLDALSLLQQERSDWVCWIVGDGYLREYLEAQLKKLKLSEHVQLLGSREDVPALLAQADIFVLSSRQDTLPIAVMEAQLAGLPVVATDAGGIPEMVTDQEDGLLSPAGDSRSLFKNLHALLADRELRNRMRKNAKRWASVKWSAEKMVQSVVAAYRSAIRAKKEQPHATLVADEGTMIPIPAHYSPVDLYTIQPFPRKNHLFLKRGRKMSSVKIGILGSCVTRDIFEYLPAHYFQIDPVFSRTSLISLMTPPIPLSYQDINLASEWQKRMVLFDFQKKLWEVLATQSVDLLIVDFIDERFDLLFQDGSYVTRSHELAESGIESSGKYQFQLIPRFDPVTRQTWKWFCEMFIYKLEHYLPPEKIILHMAPWMTHYRSGSEVLPFEYPEWIASNNTELEEYYQHFTRIWKGVHTLDLRGKGFVSDANHRWGLQPYHYEDAYYRAAGEQIMRIAGLL, encoded by the coding sequence ATGCGGGTGCTGTTAACCACATTCTGGAACTTTCCGCATGTGGGGGGTGTCTGCCAGCACATCAGGACCCTCAAGCGGGAGTTGGAGCGGGTCGGACACCAGGTTCATATTTTTGCTCGCAACGAAGATGAGAGCGGATATCATCTGCTTCCACAAGGTCGGATTATCCATCGCGGACCGATCGACCGGTTAGCAAGAGAAAAGCTGACTCCGCTTCTTCGTGAACGCATGATCGGGATCGATCCGTACGTCATGGAACAAGAAGTGAACCGCTGCGCTTTTGAACTGGCCGCCTTGTCGATCGGCGTGGACCACTACGATGTGATCCACGCTCACGACATCATCTCGGCCAGAGCGATTGAGCGCATAAAGCCTCCGCATATCCCTCTGGTCGTATCCGTACACGGCTGCATTGCTACCGAGCATTTGACCTTGACCGGCTCCACACTTGCTCCCGGATCTGACATCTGGGAGTATATCCAGGCGCGCGAACAGATTGGGGTCAACGCCGGAGACCTGACGATCGTTCCCTCAAAATGGCTGCGGGACCTCCACCTGCGGGAATATCAGGTTCCGTCCGCCCGCCTGGAAGTGATCCCATATGGCTTGGATTGTTCGGTGTTTTACCGGCAGATGAAAAACAAGGCAGAGGTCACCCGTGAGCCAGGGAAACATGTGCTCATCTGCCCGGCTCGCCTGGATGTCGTCAAAGGCCATCAGGACCTGCTCGATGCCTTGTCTTTGTTGCAGCAGGAACGAAGCGACTGGGTCTGCTGGATCGTAGGCGATGGGTATTTACGCGAGTATCTGGAGGCGCAGCTTAAGAAGTTGAAACTGAGCGAGCATGTCCAGTTGTTGGGGAGCCGCGAGGATGTTCCTGCACTGTTGGCACAAGCCGATATTTTCGTATTGAGCAGCCGTCAGGACACACTCCCGATTGCGGTGATGGAAGCGCAGTTGGCCGGCTTGCCTGTCGTGGCGACAGACGCGGGCGGCATCCCGGAGATGGTGACGGATCAGGAGGACGGTCTTCTCTCGCCAGCAGGAGACAGCCGGTCTTTGTTCAAGAATTTACATGCGCTTCTCGCGGACCGGGAGCTGCGCAACCGAATGAGGAAGAATGCAAAACGGTGGGCAAGCGTCAAATGGTCAGCGGAAAAAATGGTCCAAAGTGTCGTCGCAGCTTACCGTTCCGCTATCCGTGCAAAAAAGGAACAACCTCACGCCACACTTGTTGCAGATGAGGGGACGATGATCCCGATTCCCGCCCATTACTCGCCAGTTGACCTTTATACGATCCAGCCGTTTCCACGAAAGAACCACCTCTTTTTGAAAAGGGGGAGGAAAATGTCCAGCGTCAAAATTGGAATACTGGGAAGCTGTGTCACGCGTGATATTTTCGAATATCTGCCCGCTCATTACTTTCAGATCGATCCCGTCTTTTCGCGCACATCCCTGATCAGTCTCATGACCCCGCCGATTCCGCTCTCTTATCAAGACATCAATCTGGCATCAGAGTGGCAAAAACGTATGGTGCTGTTTGATTTCCAAAAAAAGCTTTGGGAGGTACTGGCTACGCAGTCAGTCGATTTGTTGATCGTCGACTTTATCGACGAACGCTTTGACCTGTTGTTTCAGGATGGGAGCTACGTGACTCGTTCACATGAGCTGGCCGAATCGGGGATCGAATCGAGTGGGAAGTATCAGTTTCAATTAATCCCGCGCTTTGACCCCGTGACCAGACAGACCTGGAAATGGTTCTGCGAGATGTTTATCTACAAGCTGGAGCATTATCTCCCGCCGGAAAAGATCATCCTGCACATGGCGCCATGGATGACGCACTACCGAAGCGGGAGTGAAGTATTGCCTTTTGAATACCCTGAATGGATTGCCTCCAATAATACTGAGCTGGAAGAGTATTATCAGCATTTTACGCGGATCTGGAAGGGAGTCCATACCCTTGACTTGCGGGGGAAAGGTTTCGTATCTGATGCCAATCACCGTTGGGGGTTGCAACCGTATCATTATGAAGATGCGTACTATCGAGCGGCAGGCGAACAGATCATGCGGATTGCGGGTCTGTTATGA
- a CDS encoding glycosyltransferase family 4 protein, whose amino-acid sequence MKILLATYWTLPHVGGLSAYVFQLKHELEKANHQVDLFGHHPCFHSYYAPGGTYRIEKQPLRHSVEPLVASLHEWSGLAGEHWVRETELERYSYELAAASLPLASYDLIHAQDVLSAYAFSRVRPAHVGLLSTVHGCFTKEMHFYGHIGNSASLSWQYSEQLERLGAAAGDLIIAPTEWLKQYLIQECGACETRAVRIPYGIDLAGFFGEMNRASEMPKPAGKKVIACVARLPRFKGHLDLLHTLAALKEERSDWLCWIIGDGPMEEELRATARQLDLKDHVLFLGPRGDVPSLLNLADIFVLPSWQDNLPFAVMEAQLAGKPVVVSDVGGIPEMVENGENGILIRKGDRQELLAALKGLLEKPDWGEQLGQKAKKWGMAQWSMEGMIRETLQMYRAVIGKKTKEGSPMSESSSVKSSKRMNSLFPSWRKERDDNRLDPQVWRQIMNALPPGYTIPDPYIMKRLHEFAAKKGSL is encoded by the coding sequence ATGAAAATTCTCCTGGCCACCTATTGGACTCTGCCGCATGTAGGGGGGCTGTCCGCCTATGTGTTTCAGCTCAAGCATGAACTGGAAAAAGCAAACCACCAAGTCGATTTGTTCGGCCACCATCCCTGCTTCCATTCATACTACGCTCCCGGAGGTACGTACAGGATCGAAAAGCAGCCTCTCCGCCATTCTGTAGAGCCGCTAGTGGCTTCGCTGCACGAGTGGTCCGGACTTGCAGGAGAACATTGGGTCAGGGAAACGGAGCTGGAGCGGTATAGCTATGAATTGGCTGCGGCCAGCTTGCCGCTTGCCAGCTATGATTTGATACACGCGCAGGACGTCCTGTCTGCGTATGCTTTCTCCAGAGTAAGACCTGCGCATGTCGGCCTCCTCTCAACCGTTCACGGCTGCTTTACCAAGGAAATGCATTTCTATGGACATATCGGCAACAGCGCCTCTCTCTCCTGGCAGTACTCTGAGCAGTTGGAGCGACTGGGAGCGGCAGCCGGTGACTTGATCATCGCCCCGACTGAGTGGCTGAAACAATATTTGATTCAGGAGTGCGGCGCCTGCGAAACCCGGGCGGTGCGCATACCTTATGGCATCGATCTGGCTGGCTTTTTCGGTGAGATGAACCGAGCGAGCGAGATGCCGAAGCCTGCTGGCAAAAAAGTAATCGCTTGTGTGGCACGCCTGCCCCGATTCAAGGGACATCTCGACTTGCTCCACACGCTGGCGGCCCTCAAAGAAGAGCGGAGCGATTGGCTCTGCTGGATCATCGGTGACGGGCCAATGGAGGAGGAGTTGCGAGCTACTGCGCGGCAGCTTGATCTCAAGGACCATGTGCTGTTTTTGGGGCCGCGCGGCGATGTGCCTTCATTGCTTAACCTTGCCGACATCTTCGTGCTTCCCAGTTGGCAGGATAATTTGCCGTTTGCGGTCATGGAGGCGCAATTGGCCGGAAAGCCCGTCGTGGTCTCTGATGTTGGCGGCATTCCGGAGATGGTGGAGAACGGTGAGAACGGTATCCTTATCCGGAAGGGTGACAGGCAGGAGTTGCTCGCCGCACTGAAGGGTCTGCTGGAGAAGCCCGATTGGGGAGAGCAACTGGGCCAAAAGGCGAAGAAATGGGGGATGGCGCAGTGGAGCATGGAGGGGATGATTCGGGAAACTCTGCAGATGTACCGGGCTGTCATCGGGAAAAAAACAAAGGAGGGATCCCCAATGTCAGAAAGCTCGTCCGTAAAAAGCTCAAAAAGAATGAATTCGCTCTTCCCCAGTTGGCGGAAAGAGAGGGATGACAATCGGCTTGATCCCCAAGTCTGGCGCCAAATCATGAACGCGCTGCCACCGGGTTACACCATTCCTGATCCCTACATCATGAAGCGCCTGCATGAATTTGCAGCCAAAAAAGGCTCTTTGTAA
- a CDS encoding glycosyltransferase family 4 protein: MWNYIDQLQKGLRRKGHEVDFFARQPQSRHYYLYERDAALQLKPLKGMVANHVEKSYAEKKMELGSWIIEREAERYTFELAASYFNLSSYDILHCNDIISSIAMSRVKPPDTPLITTIHGSLHLSYKQVGWIDHPLSRAYSIMQEQYGATVSDRTIVPSKWFKNYLHRKFRIPLEQLVVIHNGFDVECFQRRLDSCLVKNSDRFYLGCVARLSREKGHRYLLEALGKLKQERSDWELWLIGDGPMRSELESQAEQLGIRDHIVFWGDVHDVSALLQQLDIFVLASLYETQSYATMEAQIAGKAVVVTNAGGIAEVVKDKITGLVSPVANSHMLYENIRAVMEDPWLRRKLGENAKREGRERWSLDLMTDKILEVYEECFRLREAGRGGIR; this comes from the coding sequence GTGTGGAACTATATCGATCAACTGCAAAAAGGATTGAGAAGGAAGGGGCATGAAGTCGATTTTTTCGCCCGTCAACCCCAGTCCAGACATTATTATTTGTATGAACGCGACGCTGCGCTTCAATTGAAGCCGCTCAAGGGAATGGTTGCAAATCATGTGGAAAAAAGCTATGCGGAGAAAAAAATGGAGCTGGGTTCGTGGATAATTGAACGGGAGGCGGAGCGCTATACGTTTGAACTTGCCGCCAGTTACTTTAACCTTTCATCCTACGATATCCTTCACTGCAATGACATTATCTCCTCCATCGCCATGTCCCGAGTCAAACCTCCTGATACCCCCCTGATCACGACAATACATGGAAGTTTGCATCTTTCTTACAAGCAAGTTGGCTGGATTGACCATCCCCTGTCCCGCGCGTACAGCATCATGCAGGAACAATACGGGGCAACGGTCAGCGACAGGACCATCGTGCCATCGAAGTGGTTCAAAAACTATCTGCATCGAAAGTTCCGTATTCCCCTCGAACAATTGGTCGTCATCCATAACGGTTTTGATGTGGAATGCTTCCAAAGGCGGTTAGACTCCTGTCTGGTCAAAAATAGCGACCGGTTTTATCTCGGGTGCGTCGCGCGATTGTCCAGGGAAAAAGGACATCGCTATCTGCTGGAGGCCCTTGGCAAGTTAAAGCAGGAGCGGAGCGACTGGGAGTTGTGGCTGATTGGAGACGGGCCGATGAGATCGGAACTGGAGAGTCAAGCCGAGCAGCTCGGCATCCGAGACCATATCGTCTTTTGGGGGGATGTGCACGACGTCTCCGCGCTTCTTCAGCAACTCGATATTTTTGTCCTCGCCAGCCTCTACGAAACGCAGAGCTATGCCACGATGGAGGCGCAAATCGCAGGCAAAGCGGTGGTGGTAACCAATGCAGGAGGGATCGCGGAAGTCGTCAAGGATAAGATCACTGGTCTCGTCTCACCTGTCGCCAACAGCCATATGCTTTACGAAAACATCAGGGCCGTAATGGAGGACCCCTGGCTTCGCCGCAAATTAGGGGAGAACGCCAAAAGAGAAGGACGAGAGAGATGGAGTCTGGATCTGATGACCGACAAGATCCTGGAGGTTTACGAAGAGTGTTTCCGGCTTCGGGAGGCGGGAAGGGGAGGAATTCGATGA
- the spo0A gene encoding sporulation transcription factor Spo0A, with protein sequence MSKIEVLLADDNREFVSLLEEYISSQHDMNVIGVAYNGNDVIRLLQERVPDVLILDIIMPHLDGLAVLEQIQSMRLSPQPKIIMLTAFGQEEITKKAVELGAAYYILKPFDMEVLAQRIRQMTSSKPASTYVSAVKPQNPMQIRGRNLDASITSIIHEIGVPAHIKGYLYLREAITMVYNDVELLGSITKVLYPDIAKKFNTTASRVERAIRHAIEVAWSRGNLDSISSLFGYTISNTKAKPTNSEFIAMVADKLRIEAKIS encoded by the coding sequence TTGAGCAAGATCGAAGTGTTGTTGGCAGATGATAACCGAGAATTTGTGAGCCTGTTAGAAGAGTACATTAGCAGCCAGCACGATATGAATGTCATCGGTGTTGCGTATAACGGTAATGATGTCATTCGCTTACTCCAGGAACGCGTTCCCGATGTTTTGATTTTGGACATTATCATGCCTCATTTAGACGGTTTGGCCGTTTTGGAACAAATTCAATCCATGAGACTGTCTCCGCAACCCAAGATTATTATGCTGACAGCGTTTGGGCAGGAGGAGATCACCAAGAAAGCAGTGGAGCTGGGGGCGGCATACTACATTCTGAAGCCCTTTGACATGGAAGTTCTCGCCCAGCGCATCCGCCAAATGACGAGCAGCAAGCCGGCCAGCACCTACGTGTCTGCGGTCAAGCCGCAAAACCCCATGCAAATCCGCGGCCGCAATCTCGATGCGAGCATCACCAGCATTATTCATGAGATCGGCGTGCCGGCCCATATCAAGGGATATCTCTACCTGCGCGAAGCGATCACGATGGTGTACAACGATGTAGAGCTGCTCGGCTCCATCACCAAAGTACTGTATCCGGACATCGCGAAAAAATTCAACACCACGGCGAGCCGGGTAGAACGAGCCATTCGCCACGCCATCGAAGTGGCCTGGTCGCGCGGCAATCTCGATTCGATCTCCAGTCTGTTCGGCTACACGATTTCCAATACGAAAGCCAAGCCGACCAATTCGGAGTTTATTGCCATGGTGGCGGACAAGCTGCGGATCGAAGCCAAAATAAGTTGA
- the ltrA gene encoding group II intron reverse transcriptase/maturase, translated as MNVTETGDKGSQLPTEGSPQKNSAEHEGYAGVHVPERIAETDDTNANESKERLLEKIISRDNLNEAFKRVKANKGSHGIDGMGVDELLQYLKENGETIKEQILAGRYRPNPVRRVEIPKENGKKRNLGIPTVVDRVIQQAIAQMLTPIYEQQFSDNSFGFRPKRSAHQAIRRSQQYIQEGYRYVVDMDLEKYFDTVNQSKLIEVLSRTIKDGRVISLIHKYLRAGVVVKHKFEETEVGVPQGGNLSPILSNIMLNELDKELEKRGHKFVRYADDLLIFCKSRRSAERTLTNILPYIEKKLFLKVNREKTVVDLAIRVKFLGFSFYNQRGQVKVRIHPKSIAKMKTRVKELTARSNGMGNEERAERLRRYIMGWVNYFKIADMKNLLQTTDEWMRRRIRMIYWKQWKRIRTKFEKLISFGIPKFKAWEYANTRKSYWRISNSPILAKALDNNTIKGLGFLFFSDYYRQVTA; from the coding sequence ATGAATGTTACCGAAACAGGAGATAAGGGCAGCCAACTTCCAACGGAAGGCTCACCGCAAAAGAATAGTGCGGAACACGAAGGATATGCGGGAGTGCACGTTCCTGAGAGGATAGCTGAAACCGACGACACCAACGCAAACGAGTCGAAGGAAAGGTTACTTGAGAAAATCATAAGCAGAGACAATTTGAACGAAGCGTTCAAAAGAGTCAAAGCGAATAAAGGTTCACACGGAATCGACGGGATGGGCGTAGATGAACTTCTACAATATCTCAAAGAAAACGGTGAAACCATCAAGGAACAAATCCTGGCGGGCAGATATCGCCCAAATCCCGTTCGAAGGGTAGAAATCCCAAAAGAGAACGGAAAGAAAAGAAACCTGGGCATCCCAACGGTGGTTGATCGAGTAATCCAGCAGGCAATTGCACAAATGCTCACGCCGATCTATGAGCAACAGTTCTCGGACAACAGCTTCGGGTTCCGACCCAAACGAAGTGCCCACCAAGCCATAAGGCGCAGCCAGCAATATATTCAGGAAGGCTACCGCTATGTTGTGGATATGGATCTAGAGAAATACTTTGACACCGTCAACCAAAGCAAGCTCATTGAAGTACTCTCAAGAACGATTAAGGACGGACGAGTCATTTCACTAATTCATAAATATCTTCGGGCAGGAGTTGTCGTGAAGCACAAGTTTGAGGAAACAGAAGTCGGCGTACCGCAGGGCGGGAATCTGAGTCCAATTCTCAGTAATATCATGCTGAATGAGTTGGACAAGGAGCTGGAGAAGAGAGGACACAAGTTTGTGCGATACGCAGATGATTTACTCATCTTCTGCAAGAGCAGACGAAGTGCCGAACGGACACTAACCAACATTCTCCCCTACATTGAAAAGAAGCTGTTCCTAAAAGTAAATCGGGAGAAAACCGTGGTGGACCTAGCCATTCGAGTGAAGTTTCTGGGATTCTCATTCTACAACCAACGAGGGCAAGTGAAAGTCCGCATCCATCCCAAATCCATCGCCAAAATGAAAACAAGAGTGAAGGAACTAACCGCAAGAAGCAATGGCATGGGAAATGAAGAGAGAGCCGAAAGGCTCAGACGCTATATCATGGGATGGGTCAACTACTTCAAGATTGCGGATATGAAGAACCTGCTCCAAACAACGGATGAATGGATGAGAAGAAGGATTCGAATGATCTACTGGAAACAATGGAAACGAATAAGGACAAAATTCGAAAAGCTGATCTCGTTTGGAATCCCAAAGTTCAAGGCATGGGAATACGCAAATACAAGAAAGAGCTACTGGAGAATCTCCAATAGCCCCATCCTCGCGAAAGCCCTCGATAACAACACCATTAAAGGCCTCGGATTTCTTTTCTTCTCAGATTATTATCGACAAGTGACTGCGTGA